The following are from one region of the Candidatus Shapirobacteria bacterium genome:
- a CDS encoding DUF6580 family putative transport protein, translating to MKIPQNPIKYLLGLLIVITLRLLPHPPNVEPIMSTMMPFSKKWGWFSGMFFCFLAILTYDLLTGTLGVWSLVTSATYALLGILASLYLKNKENKSKYYIGFSVVATLLYDAITGIGIGTLFFHQPFMTTLVGQIPFTLYHLAGNIVLSGLISPMLYKWVISNPKLETRQILNRLASVSP from the coding sequence ATGAAAATTCCTCAAAACCCCATAAAATACCTCCTCGGCCTTTTAATCGTTATCACCCTCCGGCTTCTCCCCCATCCCCCAAATGTCGAGCCCATCATGTCAACCATGATGCCTTTTTCTAAAAAATGGGGCTGGTTTTCGGGTATGTTTTTTTGTTTTTTGGCTATCTTAACCTATGATCTTCTCACCGGCACTCTGGGTGTCTGGTCCCTGGTCACTTCCGCCACCTACGCTCTATTGGGCATTCTTGCCAGTCTCTATTTGAAAAATAAGGAAAACAAAAGTAAATACTACATCGGTTTTTCGGTCGTCGCCACCCTTTTATACGACGCCATCACCGGCATTGGTATCGGTACATTGTTTTTCCATCAGCCATTTATGACCACTCTCGTCGGCCAAATTCCATTTACTTTGTATCACCTTGCCGGAAATATTGTTCTCTCCGGTCTAATCTCGCCCATGCTTTACAAATGGGTAATCTCAAATCCAAAGCTTGAAACCCGGCAAATCCTAAACCGTTTGGCTTCAGTTTCCCCATAG